The Pirellulaceae bacterium genome has a segment encoding these proteins:
- a CDS encoding porin: MSKMKAIGAMSFGLIVFAQVLASTPLQAEDWLPPILNPAQSDATISATEPPNLQPPNSRPFELSDPIVLDPIKLAPIVIAGANQEESPLPPIAPQPAAFPSASGTKLPQWTETTETDTTATSDPSTPTFVAAKLPIRSDELGDLASQPQSTATEHQQISAERATDAGLPSGPKRPPLPSYLQGERLPLDQQVFTPDMSVTQNLPGPPQWAIGFPSSTTTGGYLAAINGTIKDQQPINPNYKRVLDLYPEGNNRRLIEQVRKVVQETEVGIDVTDEQWITVRGGGKRITWGGRIDTDWVNWARDEEFGQPNYVEFRRLRLFASGEGYGVYDYQLDLGFAPDVNDLFQATELDVEVKDAFVGLRDLPMLGYLMIGHFRVPIGLANTTSSRFIPFMERSLPTRLLPARALGVAAYNASPSENLTWSLGAFFDDLNDNRGAIIDDNQGARIVGRTTCTPFYDELSHRCFLHTGLGYMYSRPRSRSNPLISSYRPVRFWARPEISRGNPLIDTGLANTQHYQTANVELALVNGPVTIQSEMTWTGWNQTSGEKSNLYGAYVYGSWFLTGEQRSYNRRFGTFGRVTPYENFWIVPTKDGHRAGWGAWELATRWSYLSFSDYNEQYLNDLTVGVNWYWNPNCRVMMNWIHPMAHNSPAARVTTGNASGDIIALRMQVDF; encoded by the coding sequence ATGTCAAAGATGAAGGCAATCGGTGCAATGAGTTTCGGTCTCATTGTCTTCGCGCAAGTCTTGGCAAGCACACCATTGCAGGCCGAAGATTGGCTACCTCCCATCCTGAATCCGGCGCAAAGTGATGCAACGATATCCGCCACGGAGCCGCCGAATTTACAGCCGCCGAACTCGAGACCGTTTGAACTATCCGATCCGATCGTGCTGGATCCGATCAAGCTGGCACCGATTGTCATCGCAGGAGCGAATCAAGAAGAGAGCCCATTGCCGCCGATTGCTCCGCAACCCGCAGCCTTTCCAAGCGCGAGCGGCACGAAACTGCCTCAATGGACCGAAACGACGGAAACCGACACAACGGCCACAAGCGATCCTTCGACACCAACCTTCGTTGCTGCGAAATTGCCGATCCGGTCGGATGAACTCGGTGATCTCGCATCCCAACCCCAATCCACAGCGACGGAACATCAGCAGATCTCGGCAGAGCGAGCTACCGATGCGGGCCTCCCGTCGGGTCCTAAACGACCACCATTACCATCCTATCTACAGGGTGAACGGCTCCCGCTTGATCAACAAGTTTTCACACCCGACATGAGCGTTACCCAGAATTTGCCGGGGCCGCCACAATGGGCAATTGGATTTCCGAGTTCGACGACAACAGGCGGATATCTGGCCGCGATCAACGGCACGATCAAAGACCAGCAACCGATCAACCCGAATTACAAGCGCGTGCTTGATCTGTACCCAGAGGGCAACAATCGGCGACTGATCGAGCAAGTACGAAAAGTTGTCCAGGAAACAGAAGTTGGAATCGACGTCACCGATGAGCAGTGGATCACCGTTCGAGGCGGCGGCAAGCGGATCACCTGGGGTGGTCGGATAGATACCGATTGGGTGAACTGGGCTCGTGATGAGGAGTTTGGTCAACCCAATTATGTCGAATTCCGACGTTTGCGTCTGTTTGCAAGCGGAGAAGGCTACGGCGTCTACGATTACCAACTCGATCTCGGTTTCGCACCCGACGTGAACGACCTTTTCCAGGCAACAGAACTGGACGTTGAGGTCAAAGATGCCTTTGTTGGGCTCCGCGATTTACCAATGCTGGGATACCTCATGATCGGTCATTTCCGTGTTCCGATCGGGCTCGCTAACACGACCAGCAGTCGTTTTATTCCGTTCATGGAACGAAGCCTTCCAACTCGCTTGTTACCGGCACGAGCTCTGGGGGTCGCCGCCTACAACGCATCCCCATCTGAAAATCTCACTTGGTCTCTGGGAGCGTTTTTCGACGATCTGAATGACAATCGGGGTGCAATCATCGACGACAATCAAGGTGCTCGCATCGTCGGCCGCACGACGTGTACACCGTTTTATGATGAACTATCGCATCGTTGCTTCTTGCACACGGGACTCGGCTATATGTACAGTCGCCCAAGAAGCAGGTCGAACCCGCTGATCAGTTCGTACCGACCGGTTCGCTTCTGGGCACGACCCGAAATCAGTCGAGGAAATCCGCTCATCGACACGGGCCTTGCCAACACCCAGCATTACCAAACAGCGAATGTTGAATTAGCCTTGGTGAACGGGCCAGTGACAATTCAAAGTGAAATGACCTGGACAGGATGGAACCAAACCAGCGGTGAGAAATCGAATTTGTACGGAGCCTACGTTTATGGCAGTTGGTTCTTAACCGGCGAACAACGAAGCTACAATCGTCGCTTTGGCACCTTCGGACGTGTTACTCCCTATGAGAACTTTTGGATCGTGCCAACCAAGGATGGGCACCGTGCCGGCTGGGGTGCTTGGGAATTGGCCACACGTTGGTCCTACCTAAGTTTCTCCGATTACAACGAGCAATACCTAAACGATCTGACGGTTGGTGTGAATTGGTATTGGAATCCTAACTGTCGCGTGATGATGAATTGGATCCACCCAATGGCACACAACAGTCCCGCCGCACGGGTCACCACGGGCAACGCAAGTGGCGACATTATCGCGCTACGCATGCAGGTAGATTTCTAG
- a CDS encoding TolC family protein, protein MHRKSVFDFRWTCLSLAICLGAISDAAAQPRPTDSSAAMLGNPEFLVPPEPIQLDNMGPLPPLPGFSLVEIEQAALNNSPIVAESLARLDAARWRRLQVGLRKNPTLGYIGSEIGDDGKAGQQGAYLGQTVIRGNKRGLNRAVVTGEIDRLGLELSANRLRVLTDVRISFYNLLVLQEREKILLQLDRIADKTTATARSLFHAQESPKTDYLQARIEQDRVVLERQATAASKLAAWHQLLARVGIDGFPDLNHTPPKLVGTLKPAKRLMSWDDALTQVLAEHPSIAAGIAQVDRARAKVRRARAEPISDLKTQFAVQYDNATGNTFASINAGFAVPVWDRNQGGIGAACAEVRQAQAHVRHIEQRLRERLGVVYAQYQVAHTQILRFQNTILPQAHETQELVAEGYRQGDLRFLDFLTAQRTYYQSNLKYLEALQEYWTSSHRLNGLLLDGSLTKAL, encoded by the coding sequence ATGCACCGAAAATCAGTCTTCGATTTCCGATGGACCTGTCTGTCGCTTGCTATTTGCCTAGGCGCGATTAGTGACGCCGCTGCACAGCCAAGGCCCACTGATTCGTCAGCGGCAATGCTGGGGAATCCCGAATTCCTGGTGCCCCCTGAACCGATTCAGCTGGACAATATGGGACCGTTACCACCGCTACCAGGATTTTCCCTGGTGGAAATAGAACAAGCAGCGCTTAACAATAGCCCCATTGTTGCCGAATCGTTGGCTCGACTTGACGCGGCACGTTGGAGAAGGTTGCAGGTTGGCCTGCGCAAAAATCCTACGTTAGGTTACATCGGGTCCGAGATTGGAGATGATGGTAAAGCTGGGCAGCAAGGAGCTTACCTGGGGCAAACCGTGATTCGCGGAAACAAACGCGGACTGAATCGGGCTGTCGTGACGGGTGAAATCGATCGACTAGGACTGGAATTGTCTGCAAATCGCCTTCGTGTCTTAACCGATGTCCGCATCAGCTTTTACAATCTTTTGGTTCTTCAAGAGCGGGAAAAAATACTCCTGCAGCTTGATCGAATTGCGGATAAAACGACGGCGACGGCGCGCAGCTTGTTTCATGCTCAGGAATCGCCCAAAACCGATTATTTACAAGCTCGAATTGAACAAGATCGTGTGGTCTTAGAACGGCAGGCAACCGCCGCCAGTAAACTAGCCGCCTGGCACCAATTGTTGGCACGAGTCGGCATCGATGGATTCCCTGACCTCAACCACACGCCACCCAAATTGGTCGGTACATTGAAGCCAGCCAAGCGGCTCATGAGTTGGGATGACGCATTGACTCAGGTGTTAGCCGAGCATCCTAGTATTGCCGCTGGGATCGCTCAGGTCGATCGTGCACGAGCAAAAGTACGACGAGCACGGGCTGAACCGATTTCAGATTTAAAAACGCAATTTGCCGTTCAATACGACAATGCGACGGGAAACACGTTTGCATCGATTAACGCTGGATTTGCAGTACCGGTCTGGGACCGTAATCAGGGAGGAATTGGTGCGGCGTGCGCTGAAGTTCGTCAGGCTCAAGCCCATGTTCGACACATTGAGCAGAGACTTCGCGAACGATTGGGCGTTGTGTATGCTCAGTACCAGGTGGCCCACACGCAGATTTTGCGTTTCCAAAACACCATTCTACCCCAGGCTCATGAAACCCAGGAATTGGTTGCCGAGGGCTATCGCCAAGGAGACTTGCGCTTCCTCGATTTCCTCACGGCACAACGAACCTACTATCAGTCCAATCTAAAATACCTGGAAGCACTTCAGGAGTATTGGACTTCCTCCCATCGACTAAACGGCTTACTGCTCGACGGAAGTCTGACGAAAGCGTTGTGA
- a CDS encoding efflux RND transporter permease subunit produces the protein MLNKVIQFSLTHRFAVLCICIAIIALGSLATQSLSIDVLPDLTRPRVTVITECHGFAPEEVEQLVTFPLESAINGANGVMAVRTTSDIGLSVVVVEFDWGTDIYVARQMVQERIAAVSSQLPDDVQPQLGPVSSLLGQIMVIGIYSEDGTTPAMEIRTLADWVVRQRVLSIPGVSQVIVIGGGRKQYQVLVDAEKLRRFDVTLAEVEQGLVDSNLNVTGGYVDRNSQELLVRGLGRVRHIEQLNKVVVKNVDPRPILLEQVARIEAAPQPKRGDSSVNGRDAVVLTIQKQPQADTTRLTESIEAALVGIRGDLPDDVRLEVTYEQREFIEHSVNNVIEALREGAILVVIILFLFLLNFRTTFITLTAIPVSVLVTILCFRFFDMSINVMTLGGLAVALGELVDDAIVDVENIFRRLKENSQSSSPRPVLPVIYEASVEVRAAIFISTLLVIVVFAPLFALTGMEGRLFAPLAVAYIVSILASTIVSLTLTPVLSYYLLPKAKATRKQGDGLILRMSKILVSPVIRLSLNRVGFGAIVLGFVCLAVASGSLLLSMGRDFLPQFDEGAAQVNLFTPPGTSLAKSREVSRLADRQLKKLLKSTGNPNGPITTFTCRTGRAEQDEHSMGVNVSEYVITLNPDTTLSREEVIVELHRAMEEVPGVQVEVEQPIAHLISHMLSGVTAQIAIKLYGDDLEVLRAKANEIDQVVQSIPGLAPPFTEQQAQVPQLRIELLPDRLADFGLTVRDVNDILETALSGRIVSRMQEGQRYFDVVLKFDEGDRRDFDELKRLPIELHDGALIPLSAIANVRVGAGPNAIKREDGRRRIVVRVNTLGRDLGSAVAEIEKRVGEEVELPAGYFITLGGQFQAQQTATQRIQWLSLIALVVIFMILYSCYPSVSIVLQILLALPVAFIGGIFALWLSGETLSVASLVGFISLAGIAARNGLLLVSTYLVLLRRRGFNAEMILEGSLERFTPVMMTGLTTGFGLLPIVISGHLPGKEILFPIAVVMLGGLVTSTLSEFLIRPGLFLRLSRKSAETLARREQDQFFSELNSNRHPVVQAEQ, from the coding sequence ATGCTAAACAAAGTCATCCAGTTTTCACTCACGCATCGTTTTGCGGTGCTGTGCATTTGCATCGCGATTATCGCGTTAGGCTCGTTGGCCACGCAGTCGTTGTCGATCGATGTGTTGCCGGATCTAACGCGTCCGCGCGTCACGGTGATTACTGAATGTCACGGATTTGCTCCAGAAGAGGTGGAACAGCTCGTCACCTTCCCACTCGAATCAGCCATTAACGGGGCCAATGGTGTGATGGCAGTTCGGACGACGTCCGATATTGGACTTTCTGTTGTGGTGGTCGAATTTGATTGGGGTACTGATATTTACGTGGCGCGGCAAATGGTTCAAGAACGCATTGCCGCCGTCTCAAGTCAATTGCCAGACGACGTTCAACCACAGCTTGGTCCTGTTTCCTCGTTGCTTGGCCAAATCATGGTTATCGGGATCTACAGTGAGGATGGGACGACTCCGGCGATGGAGATACGGACCCTTGCTGACTGGGTTGTGCGACAGCGTGTGTTGTCGATTCCCGGTGTTTCGCAGGTGATCGTCATCGGTGGCGGTAGAAAACAATATCAAGTGTTGGTCGATGCGGAAAAACTTCGCCGTTTTGATGTGACGTTAGCCGAAGTTGAGCAGGGCCTTGTGGACAGCAACCTGAACGTAACGGGGGGCTATGTTGATCGCAACTCGCAAGAGTTACTCGTGCGCGGTCTTGGGCGAGTTCGCCATATCGAGCAACTAAATAAAGTGGTCGTCAAGAACGTTGATCCGCGCCCTATTCTGCTTGAACAGGTTGCTCGGATTGAGGCGGCTCCACAGCCGAAGCGAGGTGATTCGTCAGTCAACGGACGTGATGCGGTTGTGCTGACGATCCAGAAACAACCTCAGGCGGATACGACGCGCTTAACGGAGAGTATCGAGGCGGCTTTGGTTGGAATTCGCGGTGACTTACCGGATGATGTTCGACTTGAAGTGACTTACGAGCAGCGTGAATTTATTGAGCATTCGGTTAACAACGTGATCGAGGCTTTGCGTGAGGGAGCGATCCTCGTCGTGATCATCCTTTTTCTTTTTCTGCTCAACTTTCGTACGACTTTTATTACTTTGACAGCGATCCCTGTGTCGGTGCTCGTCACCATCCTCTGTTTTCGCTTTTTTGATATGTCGATCAATGTCATGACATTAGGGGGGTTGGCAGTCGCTTTAGGCGAATTGGTCGACGATGCAATCGTCGATGTCGAAAATATCTTTCGTCGCTTGAAAGAAAATTCGCAGTCATCAAGCCCTCGCCCGGTTCTACCGGTGATTTACGAAGCGAGTGTTGAGGTCCGAGCGGCCATTTTTATCAGTACTTTGCTGGTGATCGTCGTCTTTGCTCCGCTGTTTGCCTTGACGGGTATGGAGGGACGTCTGTTTGCGCCGCTCGCAGTTGCCTATATCGTTTCTATCTTGGCATCCACGATCGTCTCTTTGACGTTGACTCCTGTGCTCTCCTATTATTTGTTGCCCAAGGCGAAGGCGACACGCAAGCAGGGTGACGGTCTGATTCTGCGGATGTCAAAGATTTTAGTTTCGCCAGTTATCCGACTCAGTCTGAATCGGGTTGGCTTCGGTGCGATCGTGTTAGGGTTCGTATGTCTTGCTGTGGCGAGCGGTAGTTTGTTGCTGTCGATGGGGCGAGATTTCTTACCACAATTCGATGAAGGTGCCGCGCAAGTCAATTTGTTTACTCCACCGGGGACTTCGCTGGCGAAGTCACGAGAGGTGAGTCGATTGGCCGATCGACAGCTGAAGAAGCTCTTGAAGAGCACGGGAAATCCGAACGGCCCCATCACAACTTTCACCTGTCGAACAGGACGTGCTGAGCAGGATGAACATTCGATGGGTGTGAATGTGAGTGAGTATGTGATTACGCTTAATCCTGATACAACCCTCTCACGCGAAGAGGTGATCGTGGAATTGCACCGGGCGATGGAGGAAGTTCCTGGTGTTCAGGTCGAAGTTGAGCAGCCGATTGCGCACTTAATCAGTCACATGCTCTCCGGAGTTACCGCTCAAATAGCAATCAAGTTGTACGGTGACGATCTCGAAGTGCTTCGCGCCAAGGCAAATGAAATTGACCAAGTCGTTCAGTCCATACCGGGTCTTGCCCCACCCTTTACGGAACAACAGGCACAAGTGCCTCAATTGAGAATTGAATTGTTGCCCGATCGATTGGCCGATTTCGGATTGACCGTTCGAGATGTCAACGACATTCTGGAGACGGCCTTGAGCGGCCGCATTGTGTCAAGAATGCAGGAGGGGCAACGCTATTTTGACGTTGTTTTGAAATTCGATGAAGGCGATCGTCGCGACTTCGACGAGTTAAAGCGGCTGCCCATTGAATTGCATGATGGTGCTTTAATCCCGCTTTCTGCGATTGCCAATGTGCGGGTCGGTGCGGGCCCTAACGCGATCAAACGTGAAGATGGTCGCCGTCGAATTGTGGTTCGTGTGAATACTCTCGGGCGAGATCTGGGCAGCGCCGTTGCGGAAATTGAAAAGCGAGTTGGTGAAGAGGTGGAACTCCCGGCGGGCTACTTCATTACCTTGGGAGGTCAGTTTCAGGCTCAACAGACCGCAACGCAAAGAATTCAATGGTTAAGTCTGATTGCGTTGGTTGTGATTTTTATGATCCTTTATTCGTGTTACCCTTCGGTGAGCATCGTATTGCAGATTCTTTTGGCGCTGCCGGTGGCATTTATAGGGGGCATCTTCGCACTTTGGCTGTCCGGGGAAACACTCTCGGTGGCCAGCCTCGTGGGATTCATCTCACTGGCAGGAATTGCGGCCAGGAATGGCTTACTGCTGGTTTCTACCTACTTGGTTCTGCTTCGACGTCGTGGATTCAATGCGGAGATGATTCTGGAGGGAAGTCTCGAAAGATTCACGCCGGTGATGATGACTGGTTTGACGACCGGATTCGGACTTTTACCAATCGTGATCAGCGGTCATCTTCCCGGGAAAGAAATTCTGTTTCCGATTGCCGTTGTGATGTTAGGAGGTCTGGTGACTTCCACGTTGAGCGAGTTTTTGATACGTCCCGGTTTGTTTTTGCGGCTTTCGCGGAAGTCCGCCGAAACGTTGGCAAGACGAGAGCAGGACCAATTCTTTTCAGAACTCAACTCGAACCGTCATCCGGTTGTTCAAGCTGAACAATAA
- a CDS encoding iron chelate uptake ABC transporter family permease subunit — MVGETIWNIFAEPLTQQAFQKALIGGSLVAMVCGVIGCFVILRRMAFLGDALSHSMLAGVTAGYLFMQIAFGHEAHTTAMMIGSILAGLVTVALISFVSRVSRIKEDTAIGIMYTGIFAIGGVLASVFSHRIHLDLYHFITGMVLGVEDADLWMMAVITAIVLTVVILLYRQLLIATFDPVMAASIGIPVVALDYLLTTCTSLVVVGAVSIVGVILVVGLLVTPAATAYLLSDRLHRMMGLSALFGVTGVIGGLYVSMWIGNVATGPSIVIVSTFQFLLILFFAPRYGLLADWLRRRSMIPQQTLEDILGCFRHGEQDRLPLSTIINMISEKPDAVHRALRTMVKQHLLVEGLGQITLTDSGRREAKRIARAHRLWETYLEQLGTPTEELHDRADRLEHLHDEETVDYLDDKLGHPLRDPHGSPIPEDFEHLIPGAEVKSSLLRKGLSGRITQIGPSAPSPLKVNMIITAGDRSHDNHHWTFLLPDGAQIRLNHEAADAIIVQLEQPDDGSS, encoded by the coding sequence ATGGTGGGTGAGACCATCTGGAACATCTTCGCTGAACCTTTGACCCAACAAGCTTTTCAAAAAGCCTTGATTGGTGGCAGTTTAGTCGCCATGGTGTGCGGTGTAATCGGTTGTTTCGTGATCCTCCGACGCATGGCTTTTCTGGGAGACGCTCTCTCCCACTCGATGTTAGCCGGCGTCACCGCCGGATATCTGTTCATGCAAATTGCATTTGGACACGAAGCACATACGACCGCCATGATGATCGGATCGATTTTGGCCGGTCTCGTCACGGTTGCTCTGATTAGTTTCGTTTCTCGCGTTTCACGAATCAAAGAAGACACCGCCATCGGCATCATGTACACAGGCATTTTCGCCATCGGCGGTGTACTCGCATCTGTATTCAGCCATCGAATTCACCTCGATCTTTATCATTTCATCACGGGTATGGTTTTGGGAGTCGAAGACGCGGATCTTTGGATGATGGCGGTGATTACTGCCATTGTGTTGACCGTCGTGATCTTGCTGTACCGCCAACTCTTAATCGCCACATTCGATCCCGTGATGGCCGCGTCAATCGGTATCCCCGTGGTGGCCCTCGATTACCTCTTAACCACCTGCACATCCCTCGTCGTAGTGGGAGCCGTAAGCATTGTGGGTGTAATTTTGGTGGTCGGATTGTTAGTGACACCCGCCGCAACGGCCTACTTACTGAGCGATCGTCTACATCGCATGATGGGGTTGTCAGCTCTCTTCGGCGTCACCGGCGTGATTGGCGGACTTTATGTTTCGATGTGGATTGGCAACGTTGCCACCGGACCATCGATTGTAATCGTCAGCACGTTTCAGTTTCTACTCATTCTGTTTTTTGCTCCGCGTTATGGCTTGTTAGCGGATTGGTTACGTCGTCGATCGATGATACCGCAGCAAACGCTCGAAGATATCCTTGGTTGCTTTCGACACGGCGAACAGGATCGCTTGCCCCTTTCGACAATCATCAACATGATTTCCGAAAAGCCGGACGCGGTACACCGAGCTTTGCGGACCATGGTCAAACAGCACTTGCTTGTCGAGGGACTCGGCCAAATAACGCTGACCGATTCGGGGCGCCGCGAAGCGAAGCGAATTGCCCGAGCTCACCGCCTCTGGGAAACCTATCTTGAACAGCTCGGCACTCCAACGGAAGAATTACATGATCGGGCTGATCGCCTCGAACATTTACATGATGAAGAAACGGTCGACTACCTTGACGACAAGCTTGGCCATCCATTGCGTGACCCACATGGTTCTCCGATCCCAGAAGACTTCGAACATCTCATCCCGGGTGCCGAAGTCAAATCAAGTCTTTTGCGCAAGGGGCTCAGCGGTCGCATCACGCAAATTGGACCCTCGGCTCCCTCGCCGCTGAAGGTGAACATGATCATCACAGCCGGCGACCGTAGTCACGACAATCATCACTGGACGTTTTTGTTACCTGACGGAGCACAAATCCGACTCAACCACGAAGCGGCTGATGCAATTATTGTTCAGCTTGAACAACCGGATGACGGTTCGAGTTGA
- a CDS encoding metal ABC transporter ATP-binding protein, which translates to MNSKSTTASEPRPTLETPAIDIRHLTVSYGPVPALLDVSLEIPKGTLVGVIGPNGSGKSTLMKSILGFLKPDVGEVQVFGQSLDRARGQVAYVPQRGSVDWDFPITVRDVAMMGRYRHVPWWKELSQTDRELADEALEMVRMSELANRQIGQLSGGQQQRVFMARAMAQGANILLLDEPFSGVDAATERAILDVLERTKKTGRTLVVVHHDLATATEYFDVLILLKQRLYAYGPPEAVLKPELLAEVYEGNLRAFENLGPRGEHGG; encoded by the coding sequence ATGAATAGCAAATCGACCACCGCGTCGGAACCGCGTCCAACTTTGGAAACGCCAGCGATTGATATCAGGCATCTCACCGTCAGTTACGGCCCCGTCCCCGCATTATTGGACGTTTCGCTGGAGATACCCAAGGGGACTTTGGTTGGCGTCATCGGCCCGAACGGTTCTGGAAAATCAACACTCATGAAATCAATTCTGGGATTTCTCAAACCAGATGTTGGTGAGGTACAGGTCTTCGGACAGTCGTTGGACCGTGCTCGTGGTCAAGTGGCATACGTCCCTCAACGCGGATCGGTAGATTGGGATTTCCCGATCACGGTGCGTGACGTGGCCATGATGGGCCGTTATCGGCACGTCCCCTGGTGGAAAGAGCTGAGTCAGACTGATCGTGAGTTAGCTGATGAGGCATTAGAGATGGTGCGGATGTCGGAGTTGGCGAACCGTCAAATTGGACAATTGTCAGGTGGACAGCAACAACGAGTTTTTATGGCTCGAGCGATGGCTCAAGGCGCCAACATCTTGTTACTCGACGAACCTTTTTCGGGCGTCGACGCCGCGACGGAACGCGCGATCCTGGATGTGCTAGAGCGCACTAAAAAAACAGGGCGCACACTCGTCGTCGTCCACCACGACCTCGCAACAGCGACGGAATATTTCGACGTGTTGATCTTACTCAAACAACGATTGTATGCCTATGGACCGCCTGAAGCTGTTTTGAAGCCCGAGTTACTTGCCGAGGTTTACGAGGGCAATCTCCGCGCCTTCGAAAATCTTGGCCCGCGAGGAGAGCATGGTGGGTGA
- a CDS encoding zinc ABC transporter substrate-binding protein, with translation MLRCLAILFCASVLTSSVRAEEPRPILLCSTTQVADFARQVVGDDWEVRCVLTPGQDPHLYRVTPNDVRLVEAATLCLENGLHLEGNDWMASLAKDAGKPIVRCTEGIQPLQMAIDDDASVELVHDPHAWFTPKNAAVYVRNILRAVTKLDPANAKTFAARTELYLGELRVLDAWISKQCNAIPRSRRILITSHDAFGYFCQQYGFQSAAPAGWSTGQEIGAGVTPARRKAAVDSIRDFGVKAIFVETSVNPKLIREIASEAGVQIGGELYSDSMGQTDTAGENYIGMMRENVLTIVQALR, from the coding sequence ATGCTCCGATGCCTCGCGATTCTGTTCTGTGCTTCCGTGCTGACTTCGTCGGTTCGTGCCGAAGAGCCCCGCCCGATCCTCCTCTGTTCCACAACCCAGGTGGCTGATTTCGCGCGGCAGGTGGTGGGTGACGATTGGGAAGTCCGTTGCGTGCTGACCCCAGGACAAGATCCACATTTGTACCGGGTGACGCCCAATGATGTTCGGCTTGTTGAAGCGGCCACCCTCTGTTTGGAAAACGGCTTGCATTTGGAGGGTAATGACTGGATGGCTTCGTTAGCCAAAGATGCGGGCAAACCGATCGTGCGTTGCACCGAGGGAATACAACCGCTTCAAATGGCTATTGACGATGACGCGTCAGTAGAACTGGTTCACGATCCACACGCTTGGTTCACACCTAAAAATGCTGCCGTTTACGTGAGAAACATTTTGCGAGCGGTCACGAAACTCGACCCGGCAAATGCGAAAACTTTTGCAGCTCGTACCGAGTTATACCTTGGTGAGTTGCGTGTCTTGGATGCTTGGATTTCCAAACAGTGCAATGCGATTCCCCGTAGTCGGCGTATCTTGATCACAAGCCATGACGCCTTTGGCTATTTCTGCCAGCAATACGGTTTCCAATCCGCTGCTCCGGCAGGTTGGTCAACTGGCCAGGAAATCGGCGCGGGCGTCACTCCTGCCCGCCGAAAAGCAGCGGTTGATTCGATTCGCGACTTTGGCGTCAAGGCAATCTTTGTCGAAACCAGTGTAAATCCAAAACTGATCCGTGAAATTGCCAGTGAGGCCGGTGTGCAGATTGGCGGCGAGCTCTATTCGGACTCGATGGGTCAAACCGACACAGCAGGCGAAAACTATATTGGCATGATGCGAGAGAACGTTCTTACGATCGTGCAAGCCTTGCGGTAA